In the genome of Cupriavidus malaysiensis, one region contains:
- a CDS encoding acyclic terpene utilization AtuA family protein: MSTGVNRSGAVRIGGASGFWGDSATATPQLLAVPGLDYLVYDYLAETTMSILARARARNPALGYATDFVQAAMAPHLREILARGVRVVANAGGLNPHACRDALMAVAREQGLSPRIAVVSGDDVLPHYAPWRAQGLHSFDGGTLPEAPWSANVYTGAQGIARALEMGAQIVIAGRCVDSAVVVGALVHEFGWRWDDWDRLAAGTLAGHLIECGAQATGGLFTDWERVADWDRIGYPVIDCAADGSVLLSKPEGTGGLVEAAAAAEQVLYEVGDPADYRMPDVTCDFRLVKAEQDGPGRVRLSGARGRAPGSDYKGNATWQDGFQLNLMMAIRGIDAPAKARRTADALLARTRRLLAEQGLPDYSETVVELLGCESQYGPHARVLPTREVVLRVAARHPLARGLAFLQREAASAGTSMAAGTRSSFSGRSEIQPVVKVSSFLVPKATVPMAVEMEGARVVLACAAHCGEAVAAVPLAPAEAPPLPQEPRVARPLVALAYARSGDKGDDENIGVIAREPRYLPLLREQLTAAAVQAYFAHLLRDAGEGTVQRFEVPGLHALNFLLHGALGGGGVASLRSDPLGKSFAQMLLDFPLSVPQSWA; the protein is encoded by the coding sequence ATGAGCACCGGTGTGAATCGCAGCGGCGCGGTCCGCATCGGCGGCGCCTCCGGCTTCTGGGGCGATTCCGCCACGGCGACGCCGCAGTTGCTGGCCGTGCCCGGCCTCGACTACCTCGTCTACGACTACCTGGCCGAGACCACCATGTCGATCCTGGCGCGCGCGCGCGCCAGGAACCCGGCGCTCGGCTATGCCACCGACTTCGTGCAGGCGGCGATGGCGCCGCACCTGCGCGAGATCCTGGCACGCGGCGTGCGCGTGGTGGCCAACGCCGGCGGTCTCAATCCGCATGCCTGCCGCGATGCGCTGATGGCGGTGGCGCGCGAACAGGGGCTGTCGCCGCGCATCGCGGTGGTGAGCGGCGACGATGTGCTGCCGCACTACGCGCCTTGGCGCGCGCAGGGCCTGCATTCCTTCGACGGCGGCACCCTGCCCGAGGCGCCCTGGTCGGCTAATGTCTACACCGGCGCGCAGGGCATCGCGCGTGCGCTCGAGATGGGCGCGCAGATCGTCATCGCCGGCCGCTGCGTCGACAGCGCCGTGGTGGTGGGTGCGCTGGTGCACGAATTCGGCTGGCGCTGGGACGACTGGGACCGCCTGGCCGCCGGCACGCTGGCCGGCCACCTGATCGAGTGCGGCGCGCAGGCTACCGGCGGCCTCTTCACCGACTGGGAGCGCGTGGCGGACTGGGACCGCATCGGCTACCCGGTGATCGACTGCGCGGCCGATGGCAGCGTGCTGCTGAGCAAGCCGGAGGGCACCGGCGGGCTGGTCGAGGCGGCCGCGGCGGCCGAGCAGGTGCTGTACGAAGTGGGCGATCCGGCGGACTACCGCATGCCGGACGTGACCTGCGATTTCCGCCTGGTCAAGGCCGAGCAGGACGGCCCCGGCCGGGTCCGCCTGAGCGGCGCGCGCGGCCGTGCGCCCGGCAGTGACTACAAGGGCAACGCGACCTGGCAGGATGGCTTCCAGCTCAACCTGATGATGGCCATCCGCGGCATCGACGCCCCGGCCAAGGCACGCCGCACCGCCGACGCGCTGCTGGCGCGCACGCGGCGCCTGCTGGCCGAGCAGGGCCTGCCCGACTACTCGGAGACGGTGGTGGAACTGCTGGGTTGCGAGTCGCAGTACGGCCCGCATGCGCGCGTGCTGCCGACACGCGAGGTGGTGCTGCGCGTCGCCGCGCGCCACCCGCTGGCACGCGGCCTGGCCTTCCTGCAACGCGAGGCGGCTTCCGCCGGCACCTCGATGGCGGCGGGGACACGCTCGTCGTTCTCGGGGCGCAGCGAGATCCAGCCGGTGGTCAAGGTGTCGTCCTTCCTGGTACCCAAGGCCACGGTGCCGATGGCGGTGGAGATGGAAGGCGCGCGCGTGGTGCTGGCCTGCGCGGCCCACTGCGGCGAAGCCGTCGCGGCGGTGCCGCTCGCGCCGGCGGAGGCACCGCCGCTGCCGCAGGAGCCGCGTGTGGCGCGCCCGCTGGTGGCGCTGGCCTATGCCCGCAGCGGCGACAAGGGCGACGACGAGAACATCGGCGTGATCGCGCGCGAGCCGCGTTACCTGCCGCTGTTGCGCGAGCAGCTGACGGCGGCGGCGGTGCAGGCCTATTTCGCCCACCTGCTCAGGGACGCAGGGGAGGGCACGGTGCAACGCTTCGAGGTGCCCGGCCTGCATGCGCTCAACTTCCTGCTGCACGGCGCGCTCGGCGGCGGCGGCGTGGCCAGCCTGCGCTCCGACCCGCTCGGCAAGAGCTTCGCCCAGATGCTGCTCGATTTTCCCTTGTCCGTCCCGCAGAGCTGGGCATAG
- a CDS encoding CaiB/BaiF CoA transferase family protein — protein sequence MSAILQGIKVLDLTRVVAGPWATQNLADMGATVYKIEKPGDGDDTRKMGPFLTDAQGRTSNDSAFYLCCNRGKQSITVDISRPEGAELVRRLAARCDVVVENYKAGSLRKYGLDYDAIRALRPDIIYCSVTGFGPDGPYAARPAYDFILQGMAGLMSTCGQPDGSAGAEPMRTSIPITDILTGLNASVALMGALYHRLATGEGQYIDAAMLDASVAANGHLGLGYLMTGKVPGRAGNTNPVAAPSEVFACLDGHLIVAAGNNGQFAALCKVLGCAELLDDERFRENTGRVANRAALRDRIGACVAGWHAAELLSTLERAFVPCGPINALDAVFADPQVRHRDLLLKLPHGRGVDAPSLRSPLRFSATPVEMRAPPMLGEHTEAALRAELGLGDAELAGLRERGVL from the coding sequence ATGAGCGCAATCCTCCAGGGCATCAAGGTGCTCGACCTGACCCGCGTGGTCGCTGGCCCCTGGGCCACGCAGAACCTGGCCGACATGGGTGCCACCGTCTACAAGATCGAGAAGCCGGGCGACGGCGATGACACGCGCAAGATGGGGCCCTTTCTCACCGACGCGCAAGGCAGGACCAGCAATGACTCGGCCTTCTACCTGTGCTGCAATCGCGGCAAGCAGTCGATCACGGTCGACATCTCGCGGCCCGAGGGCGCCGAGCTGGTGCGCCGGCTGGCCGCGCGCTGCGACGTGGTGGTCGAGAACTACAAGGCGGGCAGCCTGCGCAAATACGGCCTCGACTACGACGCGATCCGCGCGCTGCGGCCCGACATCATCTATTGCTCGGTGACCGGCTTCGGTCCCGACGGCCCCTACGCCGCGCGCCCGGCCTACGACTTCATCCTGCAAGGCATGGCGGGCCTGATGAGCACCTGCGGCCAGCCCGACGGCAGCGCCGGCGCCGAGCCGATGCGCACATCGATCCCCATCACCGACATCCTGACCGGCCTCAACGCCAGCGTGGCCCTGATGGGCGCGCTCTACCACCGCCTCGCCACCGGCGAGGGCCAGTACATCGATGCCGCCATGCTCGATGCCTCGGTGGCGGCCAACGGCCATCTCGGCCTCGGCTACCTGATGACGGGCAAGGTCCCGGGACGCGCAGGCAACACCAACCCGGTGGCGGCACCGTCCGAAGTATTCGCCTGCCTCGACGGCCACCTGATCGTGGCGGCCGGCAACAACGGCCAGTTCGCGGCGCTGTGCAAGGTGCTGGGCTGCGCCGAGCTGCTCGACGACGAGCGCTTCCGCGAGAACACCGGCCGCGTGGCCAACCGTGCCGCGCTGCGCGATCGCATCGGCGCCTGCGTGGCCGGCTGGCATGCGGCGGAACTGCTGTCCACGCTGGAACGTGCCTTCGTGCCGTGCGGCCCGATCAATGCGCTCGACGCTGTCTTCGCCGACCCGCAGGTGCGCCATCGCGATCTGCTGCTGAAGCTGCCGCATGGCCGCGGCGTGGATGCCCCCTCCCTGCGCAGCCCGCTGCGCTTCTCCGCCACCCCGGTGGAAATGCGCGCGCCGCCGATGCTGGGCGAGCATACCGAGGCGGCGCTGCGCGCGGAACTGGGACTTGGCGACGCCGAGCTGGCGGGGCTGCGCGAGCGGGGGGTGTTGTAG
- the poxR gene encoding phenol degradation transcriptional regulator PoxR, with protein MSSSTDNFSATMRDGLSNLARRLRFAMKEGSIWLGEQRMILLHTAALGALRKELVDTLGMERARGLFMRMGFHSGLRDAELAKTMRSGHSDFGMLEMGPCLHTIEGVVRVTPLTVDINIAAGVYHGEFLWEDSFEGDVHRQMFGVAQAPVCWMQIGYATGYTSALMGKTILYRELECVGCGQPHCRILGKPLEQWEDGEAELALYQPDPVIDTILALQSEVEQLRALQRANDQPADLVGGSPGFRAAWNLLQRAAGSSVTVLLLGETGVGKERFAQALHGVSARADKPFVAVNCAAIPDELIESELFGVEKGAFTGAHQSRAGRFERAHGGTLFLDELGELSASAQSKLLRVLQEGEVERVGGNEARKVDVRLVAATNVDLAEAVRQGTFRKDLYYRLNVYPVTIPPLRERLDDIRLLAERFIARYGARHGKKILGITDRALAELRRYDWPGNVRELENVIERGVILAANGGQISAEQLFLPGTEAPAGVDTTPRLGEQGALPGLREAAVHGLLDYMAENGLALGEVESVLMEAAMQRADGNLSQAARLLGLTRPQLAYRWKTRGTRG; from the coding sequence ATGAGCAGTTCTACCGACAATTTCTCGGCCACCATGCGCGATGGCCTGTCCAACCTCGCCCGCCGGCTGCGTTTCGCCATGAAGGAGGGGTCGATCTGGCTGGGCGAGCAGCGCATGATCCTGCTGCATACGGCGGCGCTGGGCGCCCTGCGCAAGGAATTGGTGGATACCCTCGGCATGGAGCGTGCGCGCGGCCTGTTCATGCGCATGGGCTTCCATTCCGGGCTGCGCGATGCCGAACTGGCCAAGACCATGCGCTCGGGCCACAGCGACTTCGGCATGCTCGAGATGGGGCCCTGCCTGCACACCATCGAGGGCGTGGTCAGGGTGACGCCGCTGACCGTGGACATCAATATCGCCGCCGGGGTCTACCACGGCGAATTCCTCTGGGAAGACTCCTTCGAGGGCGATGTGCACCGGCAGATGTTCGGCGTGGCGCAGGCGCCGGTGTGCTGGATGCAGATCGGCTACGCCACCGGCTATACCTCGGCGCTGATGGGCAAGACCATCCTCTACCGCGAACTGGAATGCGTGGGCTGCGGCCAGCCCCACTGCCGCATCCTGGGCAAGCCGCTGGAGCAGTGGGAGGACGGCGAGGCCGAGCTGGCGCTGTACCAGCCCGACCCGGTCATCGACACCATCCTGGCCTTGCAGAGCGAAGTGGAGCAATTGCGTGCCCTGCAGCGCGCCAATGACCAGCCCGCCGACCTGGTGGGCGGCTCGCCGGGCTTCCGCGCCGCCTGGAACCTGCTGCAGCGCGCCGCCGGCAGCAGCGTGACGGTGCTGCTGCTGGGGGAGACCGGGGTCGGCAAGGAGCGCTTCGCGCAAGCCCTGCACGGCGTCAGCGCGCGAGCCGACAAGCCCTTCGTGGCGGTGAACTGCGCCGCCATCCCCGACGAACTGATCGAGTCCGAGTTGTTCGGCGTGGAGAAGGGCGCCTTCACCGGCGCCCACCAGTCGCGTGCCGGCCGCTTCGAGCGTGCTCACGGCGGCACCCTGTTCCTGGACGAACTGGGCGAGCTGTCCGCCTCGGCGCAGTCCAAGCTGCTGCGCGTGCTGCAGGAGGGGGAGGTAGAGCGCGTCGGCGGCAACGAGGCGCGCAAGGTCGACGTGCGCCTGGTCGCCGCCACCAATGTGGACCTGGCCGAGGCGGTCAGGCAGGGCACCTTCCGCAAGGACCTGTACTACCGGCTCAACGTCTACCCGGTCACGATTCCGCCGCTGCGCGAGCGGCTGGACGACATCCGGCTGCTGGCGGAGCGCTTCATCGCGCGCTACGGCGCGCGCCATGGCAAGAAGATCCTCGGCATCACCGATCGCGCGCTGGCCGAGCTGCGCCGCTACGACTGGCCGGGCAATGTGCGCGAACTGGAGAACGTGATCGAGCGCGGCGTGATCCTGGCGGCCAACGGCGGCCAGATCAGCGCCGAGCAATTGTTCCTGCCCGGCACCGAAGCGCCGGCCGGGGTCGACACCACGCCCAGGCTGGGCGAGCAGGGCGCGCTGCCCGGCCTGCGCGAAGCCGCGGTGCATGGCCTGCTGGACTATATGGCCGAGAACGGCCTGGCGCTCGGCGAGGTGGAAAGCGTGCTGATGGAGGCTGCCATGCAGCGCGCCGACGGCAACCTGAGCCAGGCAGCGCGGCTGCTCGGGCTGACGCGGCCCCAGCTGGCGTACCGATGGAAGACGCGCGGCACGCGCGGGTGA
- a CDS encoding phenol hydroxylase subunit, with amino-acid sequence MINQSVPLFEATPRYVRVEGRTPEGFVLFAFSVADPDLNVELILPEPMFEAFCSANHVRFLPAEAASVDSGEDA; translated from the coding sequence ATGATCAATCAATCGGTCCCGCTGTTCGAAGCCACGCCGCGCTACGTGCGCGTGGAAGGCCGCACGCCGGAGGGCTTCGTGCTGTTCGCCTTCAGCGTCGCCGATCCCGACCTGAACGTCGAACTCATCCTGCCGGAGCCGATGTTCGAAGCCTTCTGCAGCGCCAACCATGTGCGCTTCCTGCCGGCAGAGGCGGCCTCTGTCGATAGCGGCGAGGACGCCTAG
- a CDS encoding tripartite tricarboxylate transporter substrate binding protein translates to MAYPQGRQGLQRPRLRALLGAAALALALPLLPAAAAAQAAYPSKPIRVVVPYTPGGVSDTVTRLVMQKLAERLGQPVVVENRPGANGMIGSDNVAKSSPDGYSLLVVVAAHAINPSLYSHMSYDPVKDLTGVSEIGRIPMLMVSSGQLPPNSVKELVAWGKANPQRLTFASSGNGSGAHLTGELFARAAGVKMTHVPYKGISPALPDLFSGQIAVIFDSVQTMMPQVRAGKVKALAITGPARWPTAPDVPTIAEAGYPAASASSWIGLLAPAKTPRPVLDKLSAEMAAVLKQADVHARLVDYGIEPVGGTPEQFQSFIREEAARWATVVKQADIHLD, encoded by the coding sequence ATGGCTTACCCCCAAGGCAGGCAAGGCCTGCAACGACCGCGCCTGCGCGCGCTGCTGGGCGCCGCCGCGCTGGCACTGGCGCTGCCGCTGCTGCCGGCCGCCGCCGCGGCGCAGGCGGCTTACCCGAGCAAGCCCATCCGCGTGGTCGTGCCGTACACGCCGGGCGGCGTGTCGGACACCGTCACGCGGCTGGTGATGCAGAAGCTGGCTGAACGGCTGGGCCAGCCGGTGGTGGTGGAGAACCGTCCCGGCGCCAACGGCATGATCGGTTCGGACAATGTCGCCAAGTCCTCGCCGGACGGCTATTCGTTGCTGGTGGTGGTGGCCGCGCACGCCATCAATCCGAGCCTCTACTCGCACATGAGCTACGACCCCGTCAAGGACCTGACCGGGGTCAGCGAGATCGGGCGCATCCCGATGCTGATGGTGTCCAGCGGCCAGTTGCCGCCGAACAGCGTGAAGGAGCTGGTGGCCTGGGGCAAGGCCAACCCGCAGCGCCTCACCTTCGCCTCGAGCGGCAACGGCTCGGGCGCGCACCTGACGGGAGAGCTGTTCGCCCGCGCGGCCGGCGTCAAGATGACCCACGTGCCCTACAAAGGCATCTCGCCGGCGCTCCCCGATCTGTTCTCCGGCCAGATCGCCGTGATCTTCGACTCGGTGCAGACCATGATGCCGCAGGTGCGCGCCGGCAAGGTCAAGGCCCTGGCCATCACCGGACCGGCGCGCTGGCCCACCGCGCCGGACGTGCCGACCATCGCCGAGGCCGGCTATCCCGCCGCGTCCGCCTCGAGCTGGATCGGCCTGCTGGCGCCGGCGAAGACCCCCAGGCCGGTGCTGGACAAGCTCTCGGCGGAAATGGCGGCCGTGCTGAAGCAAGCCGATGTCCATGCCCGCCTGGTCGACTACGGCATCGAGCCGGTCGGCGGCACGCCCGAACAGTTCCAGTCCTTCATCCGCGAGGAAGCGGCGCGCTGGGCCACGGTGGTGAAGCAGGCGGACATCCATCTCGATTGA
- a CDS encoding patatin-like phospholipase family protein has protein sequence MDKTAFVFAGGGSLGAVEAGMLRELVASGLIPDFVVGASAGAINCAYFACHPHAEGTSRLEALWRGVRRDDVMPWSWRNLLGMFGGRRGHLVESTALQRLLALHFGNARIENAAVPLHVVATDMHSGEEVVLSSGSLVDAVLASAAIPGVFPPVRVDGRALIDGGVANNTPVSTAVRLGATRVLVLPAGFACAQRREPRGAIEHAFNALSLLVARQLVHDLERWSDVARISVVPPLCPLDVSPYDYSRCGELIDRAAEATAAWLSAGGLDSCKVPGALHPHDHDAEHPSCSADLPASAVS, from the coding sequence ATGGACAAGACAGCCTTCGTTTTCGCCGGCGGCGGCAGCCTCGGCGCCGTCGAGGCCGGCATGCTGCGCGAGCTGGTGGCCTCCGGCCTGATCCCCGACTTCGTCGTCGGGGCCTCGGCCGGCGCCATCAACTGCGCCTATTTCGCCTGCCATCCCCACGCCGAGGGAACGTCGCGCCTGGAAGCGCTCTGGCGCGGCGTGCGGCGCGACGATGTGATGCCATGGTCCTGGCGCAACCTGCTGGGCATGTTCGGCGGACGGCGCGGGCACCTGGTGGAGTCCACCGCGCTGCAGCGCCTGCTGGCACTCCATTTCGGCAACGCCCGCATCGAGAACGCGGCGGTGCCGCTGCATGTGGTGGCCACCGACATGCACAGCGGCGAGGAAGTCGTGCTGTCGTCCGGCAGCCTGGTCGATGCGGTGCTGGCCAGCGCCGCCATCCCCGGCGTGTTCCCACCCGTGCGGGTGGACGGGCGCGCGCTGATCGACGGCGGCGTGGCCAACAACACCCCGGTTTCCACCGCGGTCCGGCTGGGCGCCACCCGCGTGCTGGTGCTGCCGGCCGGCTTCGCCTGCGCGCAGCGGCGCGAACCGCGCGGCGCCATCGAACACGCCTTCAACGCCCTGTCGCTGCTGGTAGCGCGCCAGCTCGTGCACGACCTCGAACGCTGGTCGGACGTGGCCCGCATCAGCGTGGTGCCGCCGCTGTGCCCGCTCGATGTCTCGCCCTACGACTACAGCCGCTGCGGCGAACTGATCGATCGCGCGGCCGAGGCCACCGCCGCCTGGCTGAGCGCCGGCGGACTCGACAGCTGCAAGGTGCCCGGCGCGCTGCATCCGCACGACCACGACGCCGAACACCCGAGCTGCAGCGCGGACCTGCCGGCCTCGGCGGTGTCCTGA
- a CDS encoding isochorismatase family protein, which yields MPEPSARRALLILDMQCGLFDGHEPPYEGERVLARINRLAARARAAGAPVLAARHTGPAGSPIAPGSPAWQLLPRLDVDAAHDIVFDKTRPSGFVGTGLEARLAQAGIGELVIVGMKTQYCVDANCRAAADLGLRPVLVADAHTCMDTPDLPAAAIIAHHNRTLGSAFAQLVTAEACRF from the coding sequence ATGCCAGAACCTTCCGCCCGCCGCGCGCTGCTGATCCTCGACATGCAGTGCGGCCTCTTCGATGGCCACGAGCCGCCTTACGAAGGCGAGCGCGTGCTCGCCCGCATCAACCGGCTTGCCGCGCGCGCGCGTGCCGCCGGCGCGCCGGTCCTCGCCGCGCGCCATACCGGACCCGCAGGCTCGCCGATCGCGCCGGGCAGCCCGGCCTGGCAGCTGCTGCCGCGCCTCGACGTGGATGCGGCACACGACATCGTGTTCGACAAGACCCGGCCGAGCGGCTTCGTCGGCACCGGGCTGGAGGCGCGCCTCGCGCAGGCCGGCATCGGCGAGCTGGTGATCGTCGGCATGAAGACGCAGTACTGTGTCGACGCCAACTGCCGCGCCGCGGCCGATCTCGGCCTGCGGCCGGTGCTGGTGGCCGACGCGCATACCTGCATGGACACGCCGGACCTGCCCGCGGCGGCCATCATCGCGCACCACAACCGCACGCTCGGCAGCGCCTTCGCGCAGCTCGTCACTGCCGAGGCGTGCCGCTTCTAG
- a CDS encoding aromatic/alkene monooxygenase hydroxylase subunit beta: MQVDIKTQQIQPLRQTYGHVARRFGDKPASRYQEATYDVQSEVNFHYRPTWAPQFELYDKRRTAIEMADWYALKDPRQYYYGAYVGMRGRQQEAAEKNFAFVEKRGLLQALPLEWRERLTDGLLPLRHVEWAANMNNFYCADYGWGTAITQACTYCAMDRLGIAQYLSRIGLLLDGNTGAALERARAAWLESEAWQPLRRFVEHSFVIEDWFQTFVTQNLALDGLLYPLVYQHADAAIVRACGTGLAVVTEFMNDWRDEHVRWVDAVVQTAAAESEANRALLSRWAAEARAQAAEALRPVAAILLGGEGEQAIALCLEQFDARLAKLGVAA; encoded by the coding sequence ATGCAAGTCGATATCAAGACGCAGCAGATCCAGCCGCTGCGCCAGACCTACGGCCACGTGGCGCGGCGCTTCGGCGACAAGCCGGCCTCGCGCTACCAGGAGGCGACCTACGACGTCCAGTCCGAGGTCAACTTCCACTACCGCCCGACCTGGGCGCCGCAGTTCGAGCTGTACGACAAGCGCCGCACCGCCATCGAGATGGCGGACTGGTATGCGCTGAAGGACCCGCGCCAGTACTACTACGGCGCCTACGTCGGTATGCGCGGGCGCCAGCAGGAAGCGGCCGAGAAGAACTTCGCCTTCGTCGAGAAGCGCGGGCTGCTGCAGGCGCTGCCGCTGGAATGGCGCGAGCGCCTCACCGATGGCCTGCTGCCGCTGCGCCACGTGGAATGGGCGGCGAACATGAACAACTTCTACTGCGCCGACTATGGCTGGGGCACGGCCATCACGCAGGCCTGCACCTACTGCGCGATGGACCGGCTGGGCATCGCCCAGTACCTGTCGCGCATCGGCCTGCTGCTGGACGGCAACACGGGTGCTGCGCTGGAGCGGGCGCGCGCGGCCTGGCTGGAGAGCGAGGCATGGCAGCCGCTGCGCCGCTTCGTCGAACACAGCTTCGTCATCGAGGACTGGTTCCAGACCTTCGTCACGCAGAACCTGGCGCTCGACGGGCTGCTCTATCCGCTCGTCTACCAGCATGCCGACGCGGCCATCGTGCGCGCCTGCGGCACCGGGCTGGCCGTGGTGACCGAGTTCATGAACGACTGGCGCGACGAGCACGTGCGCTGGGTCGACGCGGTGGTGCAGACGGCGGCCGCCGAGTCCGAGGCCAACCGCGCGCTGCTGTCGCGCTGGGCCGCCGAGGCACGCGCGCAGGCGGCCGAGGCGCTGCGGCCGGTGGCGGCCATCCTGCTGGGGGGCGAAGGAGAGCAGGCGATCGCCCTGTGCCTCGAACAATTCGACGCCCGGCTGGCCAAGCTCGGCGTGGCCGCCTGA
- a CDS encoding MmoB/DmpM family protein — protein MSANVYIALQNNDDTRPIIEAIAEANPLAVVSQFPAMVKIDAPGRLTIVRELVADKLGRDWDLQEIHLNLISLSGNIDETDEAFTLHWSA, from the coding sequence ATGAGCGCCAACGTCTACATCGCCCTGCAGAACAACGACGACACCCGTCCCATCATCGAGGCCATCGCCGAGGCCAACCCGCTCGCCGTGGTGTCGCAGTTCCCCGCCATGGTCAAGATCGACGCCCCGGGGCGCCTGACCATCGTGCGCGAGCTGGTGGCCGACAAGCTCGGCCGCGACTGGGACCTGCAGGAGATCCACCTGAACCTGATCTCGCTGTCCGGCAACATCGACGAGACCGACGAAGCCTTCACGCTGCACTGGAGCGCCTGA
- a CDS encoding aromatic/alkene/methane monooxygenase hydroxylase/oxygenase subunit alpha, with the protein MDARKKLNLREKYATMTRDLGWETTYEPMDKVFPFDKYEGIKIHDWDKWEDPFRMTMDAYWKYQSEKERKLYAIIDSFVQNNGHLNVSDARYLNALRLFLTGVTPLEYAAHRGYAHLGRHFRGAGARVAAQMQSIDELRHAQTQLHTLSVYNKYFHGFGEWRHMHDRVWYLSVPKSYFEDAMSAGPFEFITAISFSFEYVLTNLLFMPFMSGAAYNGDMATVTFGFSAQSDESRHMTLGLEVVKFLCEQDPDNIPILQKWLDKWFWRGFRLLTLVGMMMDYMLPRRVMSWAEAWEMYFEQAGGALFKDLERYGLRLPKYHDVATKTKDRITHEAWGTFYNYAAAAGFHTWIPKPDEMAWLDEKYPQTFARYYKPRLDYWQERQQAGERFYNGTLPMLCQTCQIPMVFSEPDDPTQTCYRESSYHGMKFHFCSDGCKDIFDGEPEKYAQAWLPVHQIYQGNCGGASLEDVLKWYRLNLGADNLDFEGSQDQKNWNAWKGVPHPAA; encoded by the coding sequence ATGGACGCACGCAAGAAGCTCAACCTGCGCGAGAAGTACGCGACGATGACGCGCGACCTCGGCTGGGAGACCACCTACGAGCCGATGGACAAGGTCTTTCCCTTCGACAAGTACGAAGGCATCAAGATCCACGACTGGGACAAGTGGGAGGATCCCTTCCGCATGACCATGGACGCGTACTGGAAGTACCAGTCGGAGAAGGAGCGCAAGCTGTACGCGATCATCGACTCCTTCGTGCAGAACAACGGCCACCTCAACGTCTCGGACGCGCGCTACCTGAATGCGCTGCGGCTGTTCCTGACCGGCGTGACGCCGCTGGAGTATGCCGCGCACCGCGGCTATGCCCACCTGGGGCGCCATTTCCGCGGCGCCGGCGCGCGCGTCGCGGCGCAGATGCAATCGATCGACGAGCTGCGCCACGCGCAGACCCAGCTGCACACGCTGTCGGTCTACAACAAGTATTTCCACGGCTTCGGCGAGTGGCGCCACATGCATGACCGCGTCTGGTACCTGTCGGTGCCCAAGTCCTACTTCGAGGACGCGATGAGCGCGGGGCCGTTCGAGTTCATCACCGCGATCTCGTTCTCCTTCGAGTACGTGCTGACCAACCTGCTGTTCATGCCCTTCATGTCGGGCGCCGCCTACAACGGCGACATGGCCACAGTGACCTTCGGCTTCTCCGCGCAGTCGGACGAGTCGCGCCACATGACGCTGGGCCTGGAGGTGGTCAAGTTCCTGTGCGAGCAGGACCCGGACAACATCCCGATCCTGCAGAAGTGGCTCGACAAATGGTTCTGGCGCGGCTTCCGCCTGCTGACGCTGGTCGGCATGATGATGGACTACATGCTGCCGCGCCGCGTGATGTCCTGGGCCGAGGCCTGGGAGATGTACTTCGAGCAGGCCGGCGGGGCGCTCTTCAAGGACCTGGAGCGCTACGGCCTGCGCCTGCCCAAGTACCACGACGTCGCCACCAAGACCAAGGACCGCATCACCCACGAGGCCTGGGGCACCTTCTACAACTATGCGGCCGCCGCCGGCTTCCACACCTGGATCCCGAAGCCCGACGAGATGGCATGGCTGGACGAGAAGTATCCGCAGACCTTCGCGCGCTACTACAAGCCGCGCCTGGACTACTGGCAGGAGCGCCAGCAGGCCGGCGAGCGCTTCTACAACGGCACGCTGCCGATGCTGTGCCAGACCTGCCAGATCCCGATGGTGTTCTCCGAGCCGGACGACCCCACGCAGACCTGCTATCGCGAGAGCAGCTACCACGGCATGAAGTTCCACTTCTGCTCGGACGGCTGCAAGGACATCTTCGACGGCGAGCCCGAGAAGTATGCCCAGGCCTGGCTGCCGGTGCACCAGATCTACCAGGGCAACTGCGGCGGTGCCTCGCTGGAGGACGTGCTCAAGTGGTACCGGCTCAACCTGGGCGCCGACAACCTCGACTTCGAAGGCTCGCAGGACCAGAAGAACTGGAATGCCTGGAAGGGCGTGCCGCACCCGGCTGCCTGA